One genomic segment of Pandoraea sputorum includes these proteins:
- the ettA gene encoding energy-dependent translational throttle protein EttA — translation MAQYVFSMNRVGKIVPPKRHILKDISLSFFPGAKIGVLGLNGSGKSTLLKIMAGVDKEIEGEAIPMANLNIGYLPQEPQLDPEQTVREAVEGGMGEIMEARTKLDEIYAAYAEPDADFDALAAEQAKYEAILAASDGNNIEQTLEVAADALRLPAWDAKIGVLSGGEKRRVALARLLLSKPDMLLLDEPTNHLDAESVDWLEQFLTRFPGTVVAVTHDRYFLDNAAEWILELDRGHGIPWKGNYSSWLDQKEQRLKQEESSESARQKALKKELEWVRQNPKGRQAKSKARLARFDELNSQEYQKRNETQEIFIPVGERLGNEVVEFKNVSKAFGDRLLIDDLSFQVPPGAIVGIIGPNGAGKSTFFKMLTGREQPDSGEIKVGPTVKMAYVDQSRDALDGTKTVFEEISGGADVLTVGKYETPSRAYIGRFNFKGSDQQKQVGSLSGGERGRLHMAKTLISGGNVLLLDEPSNDLDVETLRALEDALLEFAGCVMVISHDRWFLDRIATHILAFEGDSHVEFFPGNYQEYEADKKKRLGEEAAKPKRIRYKPIAR, via the coding sequence ATGGCACAGTACGTATTCAGCATGAACCGCGTGGGCAAGATCGTGCCGCCCAAGCGTCACATCCTCAAGGACATCTCCCTGTCGTTCTTCCCGGGCGCCAAGATCGGCGTGCTGGGCCTGAACGGTTCGGGCAAATCGACGCTGCTCAAGATCATGGCCGGTGTCGACAAGGAGATCGAGGGTGAAGCGATCCCGATGGCCAACCTGAACATCGGTTATCTGCCGCAGGAGCCGCAACTCGATCCCGAGCAGACCGTGCGCGAAGCCGTCGAAGGCGGCATGGGCGAGATCATGGAAGCCCGCACGAAGCTCGATGAAATCTACGCCGCGTACGCCGAGCCGGACGCCGACTTCGACGCGTTGGCCGCCGAGCAGGCCAAGTATGAAGCGATCCTCGCCGCGAGCGACGGCAACAACATCGAGCAGACGTTGGAAGTCGCTGCCGACGCGCTGCGTCTGCCCGCATGGGACGCCAAGATCGGCGTGCTCTCCGGTGGTGAGAAGCGTCGCGTGGCGCTGGCGCGTCTGCTGCTCTCCAAGCCGGACATGCTCCTGCTCGACGAACCGACCAACCACCTGGACGCGGAATCCGTCGACTGGCTCGAACAGTTCCTCACGCGTTTCCCGGGCACGGTCGTCGCCGTCACCCACGATCGCTACTTCCTCGACAACGCCGCCGAGTGGATTCTCGAACTCGACCGGGGTCACGGCATTCCCTGGAAGGGCAACTACAGCTCCTGGCTCGATCAGAAGGAGCAACGCCTGAAGCAGGAAGAGTCGAGCGAATCGGCACGTCAGAAGGCGCTCAAGAAGGAACTGGAGTGGGTGCGTCAGAACCCGAAGGGCCGTCAGGCGAAGTCGAAGGCGCGTCTTGCCCGTTTCGACGAGCTGAACAGCCAGGAATACCAGAAGCGCAACGAAACCCAGGAAATCTTCATCCCGGTGGGTGAGCGCCTGGGTAACGAGGTCGTCGAGTTCAAGAACGTGTCGAAGGCTTTCGGCGACCGTCTGCTGATCGACGATCTGAGCTTCCAGGTGCCGCCGGGCGCCATCGTCGGCATCATCGGCCCGAACGGCGCCGGTAAGTCGACTTTCTTCAAGATGCTCACGGGTCGCGAGCAACCGGACAGCGGCGAGATCAAGGTCGGTCCGACGGTCAAGATGGCTTACGTCGACCAGAGCCGCGATGCGCTGGACGGCACGAAGACCGTGTTCGAAGAAATTTCGGGCGGCGCTGACGTGCTGACGGTGGGCAAGTACGAAACGCCGTCGCGCGCCTACATCGGCCGATTCAACTTCAAGGGCTCGGACCAGCAGAAGCAGGTTGGCTCGCTCTCCGGTGGTGAGCGTGGTCGTCTGCATATGGCCAAGACGCTGATCTCCGGCGGCAATGTGTTGCTGCTCGATGAACCGTCGAACGATCTGGACGTCGAAACCCTGCGTGCACTCGAGGACGCGCTGCTCGAGTTCGCCGGTTGTGTGATGGTCATCTCGCACGATCGCTGGTTCCTCGATCGTATCGCCACGCATATTCTGGCCTTCGAAGGCGACTCGCATGTCGAGTTCTTCCCGGGCAACTATCAG
- a CDS encoding 2Fe-2S iron-sulfur cluster-binding protein — MPQSCVECDDPTPPRVTLLPSGWQFDAPPDTPILLAAQAAGIKLPSLCRNGTCRACLCEARSGERGDALGTPAPVTYRIEWPGLSRDEKMQGWLLPCCAYARADLVIDAPDAVRAAL; from the coding sequence ATCCCCCAATCCTGCGTCGAGTGCGACGACCCGACGCCGCCACGCGTCACGCTCCTGCCCTCGGGTTGGCAATTCGACGCGCCGCCGGACACGCCCATCCTGCTCGCCGCACAGGCCGCGGGGATCAAGCTGCCGAGCCTGTGCCGCAACGGCACGTGTCGCGCGTGTCTGTGCGAAGCGAGAAGCGGCGAGAGGGGCGATGCGTTGGGCACTCCTGCGCCGGTGACGTATCGGATCGAGTGGCCCGGGCTGTCGCGCGACGAGAAGATGCAGGGCTGGCTGCTGCCGTGCTGCGCGTACGCGCGCGCCGACCTCGTGATCGACGCGCCCGATGCTGTGCGTGCCGCGCTTTGA
- a CDS encoding nucleotide pyrophosphohydrolase, translating into MSAEPKDPTARLIDTAGLAAELQAFADARDWHQYHSPKNLAMALSVEVAELVEIFQWHTEAQANAVMQSSEARHVEQELADITMYLVRLTMVLGIDLNRAVADKLVLNAQKYPATKA; encoded by the coding sequence ATGTCCGCCGAACCCAAGGATCCCACCGCCCGCCTCATCGATACCGCCGGTCTCGCGGCCGAACTGCAAGCCTTCGCCGACGCCCGCGACTGGCATCAGTACCATTCGCCCAAGAACCTCGCGATGGCGTTGTCGGTCGAAGTGGCTGAGCTCGTCGAGATCTTCCAGTGGCACACCGAGGCGCAGGCCAATGCCGTCATGCAGTCGAGTGAAGCGCGGCACGTCGAGCAGGAACTCGCCGACATCACGATGTATCTGGTGCGTCTGACGATGGTGCTCGGCATCGACTTGAATCGCGCGGTCGCCGACAAACTTGTTCTGAACGCGCAGAAGTACCCGGCAACGAAGGCGTGA
- a CDS encoding metallophosphoesterase yields MLAIIALLHAYIGWRLLPPLPVAMGWKVLGGLWLAVSTVLIPLGLMSRAIQKEPLATLLTWTGMTAIGVFSSLFVFTLLRDVVLGVAMAFSALDAQLVTRSAVIVLILTAVATVLGFYNARRLARVVDVDVPIANLPSELKGFTIVQLSDIHVSSTIRRGYIEAIVEASNALKPDLVAITGDLVDGGVPALRDHIAPLGQLTSRHGTYVCTGNHEYYSGAPAWVAELRRIGLTVLENEHVVLDHEGASLTVAGVTDFSAHQFDPEKRSDPQAAVAGAPEGVPRVLLAHQPRSAPAAHEAGFDLQLSGHTHGGQFWPWMYFVPLQQPFVHGLHRLERLAIYVSRGTGYWGPPKRFGAPSEITRIRLLPGKV; encoded by the coding sequence ATGCTCGCGATCATCGCGCTGCTGCACGCGTACATCGGCTGGCGTCTGCTGCCACCGTTACCGGTGGCGATGGGTTGGAAGGTGTTGGGCGGGCTGTGGCTCGCCGTCTCGACCGTGCTGATTCCGCTCGGTCTGATGAGCCGCGCCATCCAGAAAGAACCGCTCGCCACGCTGCTGACGTGGACCGGCATGACGGCAATCGGAGTCTTCTCCTCGCTCTTCGTGTTCACGCTGCTGCGCGACGTGGTGCTCGGGGTTGCAATGGCTTTCTCGGCGCTCGACGCCCAGCTCGTCACCCGATCTGCGGTCATCGTGCTGATACTGACGGCGGTCGCGACGGTGCTGGGCTTCTACAACGCACGACGCCTCGCTCGCGTGGTCGACGTCGACGTTCCGATTGCCAACCTGCCGTCGGAACTCAAGGGCTTCACCATCGTGCAGTTGAGCGACATACACGTGAGTTCGACGATTCGACGCGGATATATCGAAGCGATCGTCGAGGCATCGAACGCGCTCAAGCCGGATCTCGTCGCCATCACCGGCGATCTGGTGGACGGCGGCGTGCCTGCGCTGCGCGACCATATCGCGCCGCTCGGCCAACTGACCTCGCGCCATGGCACCTACGTTTGCACGGGCAACCACGAGTACTACTCGGGCGCCCCGGCGTGGGTCGCGGAATTGCGACGCATCGGTCTGACCGTCCTCGAAAACGAGCATGTGGTGCTCGACCATGAAGGGGCATCGCTGACGGTCGCCGGTGTGACGGATTTCTCCGCCCATCAGTTCGATCCGGAAAAGCGCAGCGATCCGCAGGCAGCCGTCGCGGGCGCGCCCGAAGGTGTGCCGCGCGTGCTGCTCGCACATCAACCGCGCAGCGCCCCCGCCGCGCACGAAGCCGGTTTCGATCTGCAACTCTCCGGACACACGCACGGCGGACAATTCTGGCCGTGGATGTACTTCGTGCCGCTGCAACAGCCGTTCGTGCATGGGCTGCATCGTCTTGAGCGTCTTGCCATCTATGTGAGCCGGGGAACGGGCTATTGGGGACCGCCGAAGCGTTTCGGCGCACCGTCGGAAATCACACGCATCCGGCTCTTGCCGGGCAAGGTTTAA
- a CDS encoding acylphosphatase: MKSLSSGSASLETVAVRLRGKIQGVGYRHAAVREGHLIGVRGWVQALPEGDILAVVQGTPDQVDKMLEWMRRGPPGARVMEFESEVEYTGRRFDRFEQL; this comes from the coding sequence ATGAAGTCTCTTTCGTCCGGCAGCGCTTCGCTGGAAACCGTGGCCGTGCGACTGCGCGGCAAGATTCAGGGCGTAGGGTACCGTCATGCGGCCGTGCGCGAGGGCCATCTGATCGGCGTTCGCGGATGGGTGCAAGCGCTGCCCGAGGGCGACATTCTCGCCGTAGTGCAAGGCACGCCCGATCAGGTCGACAAGATGCTCGAATGGATGCGGCGCGGACCGCCCGGCGCGCGCGTCATGGAGTTCGAAAGCGAAGTGGAGTACACCGGCCGTCGTTTCGACCGGTTCGAACAACTTTGA
- a CDS encoding GNAT family N-acetyltransferase: MPTPSTRRAIDEDAPRIVALLAQLGYETPLDIVRRNIALSNADGDDAAFVAVDENAKIVGCIGLHALTMFHLAGRLGRITALVVEESARGSGVGHALMAAAHAWFNEQGCEKFEVTSSDHRVAAHRFYARHGYARDGQRLARKSQTSSLT; this comes from the coding sequence ATGCCTACACCCAGCACCCGTCGCGCTATCGACGAAGACGCACCCCGCATCGTCGCGCTGCTCGCGCAACTGGGTTACGAGACGCCACTCGACATCGTGCGTCGCAACATCGCGCTATCGAATGCCGATGGCGATGACGCCGCCTTCGTCGCTGTCGACGAGAACGCCAAAATTGTGGGATGTATCGGGTTGCACGCGCTCACCATGTTTCATCTGGCGGGGCGGCTGGGGCGCATAACGGCGCTGGTGGTGGAGGAAAGTGCGAGAGGCTCGGGCGTCGGGCACGCGCTGATGGCGGCCGCTCACGCGTGGTTCAACGAGCAGGGATGCGAGAAATTCGAAGTGACGAGCAGCGACCATCGGGTCGCCGCACATCGCTTCTATGCGCGCCACGGCTATGCCCGCGATGGGCAAAGACTGGCGCGCAAAAGCCAGACGTCTTCGCTGACTTAA
- the infA gene encoding translation initiation factor IF-1, translating into MAKEELIEFSGHVSDVLPDNRFRVTLENGVEVVAYASGRMQKNRIRILAGDRVTLEMSPYDLSKGRINYRHKN; encoded by the coding sequence TTGGCCAAGGAAGAACTGATCGAATTCAGCGGACACGTTTCGGATGTGCTGCCGGATAATCGCTTTCGCGTCACGCTCGAAAACGGCGTGGAAGTGGTGGCATATGCTAGCGGCCGCATGCAAAAGAACCGCATCCGTATTCTCGCGGGTGACCGCGTGACGTTGGAAATGTCGCCCTATGACCTGAGCAAGGGCCGCATCAACTACCGTCACAAGAATTAA
- a CDS encoding CBS domain-containing protein has product MKTVAQILKSKPVDTVYKVRPSDSVLDALTLMAEARIGAVLVSEDDRAIVGIFTERDYARKVALMGRTSVDTPVRDVMTSAVRYVSPEQTNEECMTLMTQHRIRHLPVMKDGELVGLLSIGDLVKAIITEQQFTIDQLENYIMGGSAALVGTSPSRPS; this is encoded by the coding sequence ATGAAAACAGTCGCTCAGATCCTGAAATCCAAACCGGTCGACACGGTATATAAGGTGCGGCCGTCCGATTCGGTACTCGATGCCCTGACCTTGATGGCCGAAGCCCGCATCGGCGCGGTACTGGTCAGCGAGGACGACCGTGCCATCGTCGGCATCTTTACCGAGCGCGATTACGCCCGCAAAGTCGCGCTGATGGGACGAACCTCTGTCGACACGCCCGTGCGCGACGTGATGACCTCCGCAGTGCGCTACGTCAGCCCCGAGCAGACCAACGAAGAGTGCATGACGCTGATGACGCAGCATCGCATCCGTCACCTGCCTGTCATGAAAGACGGCGAGCTGGTCGGCCTGTTGTCCATCGGCGATCTGGTCAAAGCCATCATTACCGAACAGCAGTTCACTATCGATCAGCTTGAGAACTACATCATGGGCGGCAGCGCGGCGCTGGTCGGCACCTCGCCGTCGCGCCCAAGCTGA
- a CDS encoding MFS transporter, with protein sequence MSVDVSLSSAAPAQVGSAASSAARAGAPAVIRSAADVAQLVNEGGARVSNARWIVAIALGGVFLDAYDLGALAFGLKDVAREFQLTPAGTGMVASAITFGAIVGAFLGGYFTDRIGRYRVFMADMLCFVIAAIACALAPNEYVLAGARFVMGLGVGIDLPVAMAFLAEFSKLKGRGNKAARVAMWCPTWYAAICGSYLLVLLCYSVLPASHSALLWRIILGFGAIPALAIIAVRSRYMSESPVWAANQGDLEGAAKILKRSYGIDAVVAKDAERVAQKRPAAWSNYGKLLKGVYLRRTTLATIIAVASSFAYNAVAFGLPVIIASFLAQSMLTTILMSLALNLLFAFTGGLLGVRLVPKVGAWKLTVVGYAFQLTALVGLALVGKPGSGGEVAWALGFLALFLLGQGFGPGAHSMTFASLSYPTSLRGVGVGFNQTLMRASSTVSLFLFPVLAAALATKVFWVIAVAPAIGLLALLAIRWEPSNYDVDAEDF encoded by the coding sequence ATGTCAGTCGACGTTTCCCTGTCTTCCGCCGCGCCTGCACAGGTGGGTTCTGCGGCATCTTCCGCCGCGCGTGCCGGTGCCCCGGCCGTTATCCGTTCCGCAGCCGATGTCGCACAACTTGTCAACGAGGGCGGCGCGCGGGTATCCAATGCGCGCTGGATCGTGGCGATTGCCCTTGGCGGTGTCTTTCTCGACGCCTACGATCTCGGCGCGCTCGCTTTCGGGTTGAAGGACGTTGCCCGCGAATTCCAACTGACGCCCGCTGGCACAGGCATGGTGGCGTCGGCCATTACGTTCGGCGCCATCGTCGGTGCGTTCCTTGGCGGCTACTTCACTGACCGGATCGGCCGTTACCGTGTGTTCATGGCCGACATGCTGTGCTTCGTGATCGCCGCCATCGCCTGCGCGCTGGCACCGAACGAGTACGTGCTCGCTGGTGCGCGCTTCGTGATGGGGTTGGGCGTCGGCATCGACTTGCCCGTCGCCATGGCGTTCCTCGCCGAGTTCTCGAAACTCAAAGGACGTGGCAACAAGGCGGCGCGGGTGGCGATGTGGTGCCCCACCTGGTACGCGGCGATTTGCGGATCGTATTTGCTGGTGCTGCTGTGCTACTCGGTGTTGCCCGCCTCACATAGCGCACTGCTGTGGCGAATCATCCTCGGCTTCGGTGCGATTCCTGCGCTGGCCATCATTGCCGTGCGCAGCCGCTATATGAGTGAGTCGCCGGTGTGGGCCGCCAATCAGGGCGACCTCGAAGGCGCCGCAAAGATTCTCAAGCGCTCATACGGGATCGATGCGGTCGTGGCGAAGGATGCGGAGCGTGTCGCGCAGAAGCGTCCTGCCGCGTGGAGCAACTACGGCAAGCTGCTTAAAGGCGTGTACCTGCGTCGTACGACGCTCGCGACCATCATCGCGGTGGCTTCGTCGTTCGCGTATAACGCCGTGGCGTTCGGGCTGCCGGTGATCATCGCCAGCTTCCTCGCCCAGTCGATGCTCACCACGATTCTGATGTCGCTTGCGCTGAACTTGTTGTTCGCGTTCACGGGCGGTTTGCTGGGTGTGCGTCTGGTGCCGAAGGTGGGGGCGTGGAAGCTGACGGTCGTGGGTTACGCATTCCAGTTGACGGCCCTCGTGGGTCTGGCGCTTGTCGGCAAGCCGGGCAGTGGCGGTGAAGTGGCCTGGGCGCTCGGCTTCCTCGCGTTGTTCCTGCTGGGGCAGGGCTTCGGCCCGGGGGCGCATTCGATGACGTTCGCGTCGCTGAGCTACCCGACGTCGCTGCGTGGCGTGGGCGTGGGCTTCAACCAGACGTTGATGCGCGCCAGCTCGACCGTCTCGCTGTTCCTGTTCCCGGTGCTGGCGGCGGCACTGGCCACCAAGGTGTTCTGGGTGATCGCCGTCGCCCCGGCGATCGGTTTGCTGGCGTTGCTGGCGATTCGCTGGGAGCCGTCGAACTACGACGTCGACGCAGAAGATTTCTGA
- a CDS encoding glycine zipper 2TM domain-containing protein produces the protein MKIKALTGISAALAAVMLAGCVAPGPQYGYQQQGYQQGYQQGYQQPGYQQGYQQQPQQQGALYGTVQSIEQLNGPNNSPNILGTVLGAAAGGLLGNTMGGGRGRTATTIAGAAIGGIAGNRIENSMGEPNVLYRITVRLDDGRVATVTQAPPLRVQQGQRAAVSNDTVYPY, from the coding sequence ATGAAGATCAAAGCACTTACGGGAATCAGCGCGGCACTGGCCGCGGTCATGCTCGCCGGTTGCGTGGCTCCGGGCCCGCAATATGGCTATCAGCAACAGGGCTACCAGCAGGGATATCAGCAAGGCTACCAACAGCCGGGCTATCAACAGGGGTATCAGCAGCAGCCGCAACAACAAGGTGCGCTTTACGGCACAGTGCAGTCCATCGAGCAACTGAACGGTCCTAACAACAGCCCGAACATTCTCGGCACGGTGCTGGGTGCAGCAGCTGGCGGCCTGCTCGGCAACACGATGGGTGGCGGACGCGGACGCACCGCGACGACCATCGCCGGTGCGGCCATCGGCGGCATCGCGGGCAACCGCATCGAGAACAGCATGGGCGAGCCGAACGTGCTGTATCGCATCACCGTGCGTCTGGACGACGGCCGTGTCGCGACCGTCACGCAAGCGCCGCCGCTGCGCGTGCAGCAAGGCCAGCGCGCCGCAGTGTCGAACGATACGGTGTACCCGTACTAA
- a CDS encoding undecaprenyl-phosphate glucose phosphotransferase, with the protein MSTQTTYHHRLFMAMVGGFSAVLNAGAFFTVLRLNGHDPYTPYGLTLVCTLGAAAFIVFARFHLLASARNLGWMLGRGAMRWCRVLVTAIVLLFLTYESTEDVRMMVAQWLILALPLQMIGLAVLRGMAHSINNAPGNQRRAAFFGLGPEARKLNLRLQRSPILGIQVSGYYNDSPVTADDGEVLPPYLGRYADAAARIQSNEYEIVFIAIGQQDNKELTSEIVNRLYDSTAAIYLLPEFSFPGDLPMSSTDIAGVPLLALHDVTVQGLLRMIKRGIDLVGASVILLLLSPVMVAVAIAVRLDSPGPILFRQRRYGEHGEPIVIHKFRSMRVLQPEDAAAAATGGLRQAHAGDSRITPIGKHLRRTSLDELPQLFDVLAGSMSLVGPRPHAEEHNEMYRRVIPGYMLRHSVKPGITGWAQINGLRGETDTPDKMQRRVEYDRYYITHWSLWLDIKILLKTIPVMVTGRNAV; encoded by the coding sequence ATGTCGACTCAGACGACTTACCACCATCGGCTCTTCATGGCGATGGTCGGCGGCTTCAGCGCAGTGCTCAATGCAGGCGCTTTTTTCACCGTCCTGCGACTGAACGGACACGACCCCTATACCCCCTACGGGCTGACGCTCGTCTGCACGTTGGGCGCAGCCGCGTTCATCGTCTTCGCGCGCTTTCATCTGCTCGCCAGCGCCCGTAATCTCGGGTGGATGCTCGGACGCGGTGCCATGCGTTGGTGTCGCGTGCTGGTCACCGCCATCGTGTTGTTGTTCCTGACGTACGAGAGCACCGAAGACGTGCGCATGATGGTGGCCCAGTGGCTGATCCTCGCGCTGCCGTTGCAAATGATCGGTCTTGCCGTGCTGCGCGGCATGGCGCACAGCATCAACAACGCACCCGGCAATCAGCGCCGCGCGGCCTTCTTCGGACTCGGGCCCGAAGCACGCAAGCTCAATCTGCGCCTGCAACGCTCGCCGATCCTGGGCATTCAGGTCTCGGGCTACTACAACGACTCACCGGTCACTGCGGACGACGGCGAAGTCCTCCCGCCCTACCTCGGCCGTTACGCCGACGCCGCTGCGCGCATTCAGTCCAACGAATACGAGATCGTCTTCATCGCCATCGGCCAGCAGGACAACAAGGAACTCACCAGCGAGATCGTCAACCGTCTGTACGATTCGACGGCGGCCATCTACTTGCTGCCGGAGTTCAGCTTCCCCGGCGATCTGCCGATGTCGAGCACCGATATCGCAGGCGTACCGCTGCTAGCGCTGCACGACGTCACCGTGCAGGGTCTGCTGCGCATGATCAAACGCGGCATCGATCTGGTCGGCGCTTCGGTGATCCTGTTGCTGCTCAGCCCGGTGATGGTGGCCGTGGCCATCGCGGTACGACTCGACTCACCCGGCCCGATCCTCTTCCGTCAGCGTCGCTACGGCGAACATGGCGAGCCGATCGTCATTCACAAATTCCGTTCGATGCGTGTGTTGCAGCCTGAAGATGCCGCGGCGGCGGCCACGGGCGGACTGCGTCAGGCGCACGCGGGCGACAGTCGCATTACGCCGATCGGCAAGCATCTGCGCCGCACGTCGCTCGACGAATTGCCGCAGCTCTTCGACGTGCTCGCCGGTTCGATGAGTCTCGTGGGTCCGCGTCCGCACGCGGAAGAACATAACGAAATGTACCGACGCGTGATTCCCGGCTATATGCTGCGTCACAGCGTCAAACCGGGGATCACGGGATGGGCGCAGATCAATGGTCTGCGCGGAGAAACCGACACGCCGGACAAGATGCAGCGACGCGTGGAATACGACCGTTACTACATCACGCACTGGTCGTTGTGGCTCGACATCAAGATTCTGCTCAAGACGATTCCCGTCATGGTGACGGGACGCAACGCGGTCTGA
- a CDS encoding WecB/TagA/CpsF family glycosyltransferase: MSRDTDLQAAPASSVREVFEPNVALFGLNIAAVPFETAVEVLTQTAMLRDGRSRIVVTPNVDHIVRLDTQPEFKREYRNADFLFADGMPIIWASRLFGKPLPGRVTGADLLPALCDNARASGRKAVFVGGRPGQEAQLTEGLSRRFPGLDFTLLIPSMTFDPTGPEGQDIAQRVRALAPDLIFVCLGMPKQERWAMAYADTMPGGLMLCVGAAIEFAAGMQKRAPKWMQRTGSEWMYRILQNPGRMWRRYLVDDRRFIGICWRQWRELGRE; the protein is encoded by the coding sequence ATGAGCCGCGACACCGATCTGCAAGCTGCACCGGCATCTTCCGTACGCGAAGTCTTCGAGCCTAACGTCGCACTGTTCGGTTTGAACATTGCCGCCGTACCGTTCGAGACGGCCGTCGAGGTGCTCACGCAAACCGCCATGCTTCGCGATGGCCGCTCGCGCATCGTCGTCACGCCGAACGTCGACCACATTGTGCGTCTCGACACGCAGCCGGAATTCAAACGCGAATACCGCAACGCCGATTTTCTCTTTGCCGACGGTATGCCCATCATCTGGGCGAGCCGCTTGTTCGGCAAACCGCTGCCGGGTCGCGTGACCGGCGCGGACTTGCTGCCCGCACTGTGCGACAACGCACGTGCATCGGGCCGTAAAGCAGTCTTCGTCGGCGGACGCCCCGGACAGGAAGCCCAACTGACGGAAGGCTTGTCGCGACGTTTTCCCGGGCTCGACTTTACGCTGCTGATTCCGTCGATGACGTTCGATCCGACAGGTCCCGAAGGCCAGGACATCGCACAGCGCGTTCGTGCCCTCGCGCCCGATCTCATCTTCGTCTGCCTCGGCATGCCGAAGCAGGAACGCTGGGCGATGGCATACGCCGACACCATGCCCGGCGGTCTGATGCTCTGCGTCGGCGCTGCCATCGAATTCGCTGCAGGCATGCAAAAGCGTGCGCCGAAATGGATGCAGCGCACCGGTTCGGAATGGATGTATCGCATCTTGCAAAACCCCGGCCGTATGTGGCGTCGCTATCTCGTCGACGATCGCCGTTTCATCGGCATCTGCTGGCGTCAGTGGCGCGAACTCGGACGCGAGTGA